In Macadamia integrifolia cultivar HAES 741 chromosome 1, SCU_Mint_v3, whole genome shotgun sequence, a single window of DNA contains:
- the LOC122086353 gene encoding UDP-glycosyltransferase 88F4-like — protein MQETIVLYPAPGIGHLVPMVELGKLILRHQHHIFITVLLTTGPFDSPTTTAYINQTSKTIPSLIFQPFPSLPAEPSATASSPIDSLLHFITNNNQNLHQALKSISETSTIRALIIDFFTTAALQVSSTLSIPTYYFFTSGAAGLAAFLYIPTIHNETTQSLKELTNTHLHFPGLPPIRASHMSEALLDRDSHSYHEFLHIAESLPKSRGILVNTFESLEPRAIKAIANGLCVPSSPIPPVYYIGPLIANPENRTPECLAWLDSQPSRSVVFLCFGSQGIFSVEQLKEIATGLEQSGHRFLWVVRNPQQKPFAAATETDLDALLPEGFLDRTRERGLVVKSWAPQVEVLSRESVGGFVTHCGWNSILEAVCAGVPMVAWPLYAEQRMNRTVLVEDMKLAMAMEQREKDGFVSGTEVEKRVRALLESDDGRAIRERSLKMRDGALAAWAKDGSSRAAFGNFAQSWEP, from the coding sequence atgcaaGAAACTATAGTGTTGTACCCAGCTCCAGGAATAGGCCATCTCGTCCCCATGGTAGAGCTGGGGAAGCTCATCCTTCGCCACCAACACCACATCTTCATTACAGTCCTTCTCACCACCGGACCATTCGACAGCCCCACCACCACAGCCTATATCAATCAAACCTCCAAAACCATCCCTTCTCTCATCTTCCAGCCCTTCCCTTCTCTCCCCGCTGAACCTTCTGCTACTGCTTCCAGCCCAATTGACAGTCTCCTACATTTCATTACAAACAACAACCAAAACCTCCACCAAGCCCTCAAATCTATCTCTGAAACCTCCACAATTCGTGCCCTCATCATCGACTTCTTCACCACCGCCGCTCTCCAAGTCTCCTCCACCCTCAGTATCCCCACGTACTACTTCTTTACCTCCGGCGCCGCTGGCCTCGCTGCTTTTCTCTACATCCCAACCATCCACAACGAGACCACCCAGAGCTTGAAAGAACTCACCAACACTCATCTTCATTTCCCAGGCTTGCCCCCAATTCGTGCCTCTCATATGTCCGAAGCATTACTCGACAGAGACAGCCACTCGTACCATGAATTCCTTCACATCGCTGAGAGTCTACCCAAATCAAGAGGAATTTTGGTGAACACCTTCGAGTCACTCGAGCCCAGAGCGATCAAAGCCATAGCCAATGGGTTATGCGTGCCCAGCTCCCCAATCCCACCTGTTTATTACATCGGACCTTTGATTGCAAATCCCGAAAATCGAACCCCAGAGTGCTTGGCATGGCTTGATTCTCAACCCAGTCGAAGCGTTGTGTTTCTCTGTTTCGGCAGCCAAGGCATCTTCTCCGTGGAGCAACTCAAAGAAATAGCTACTGGGTTGGAGCAGAGTGGCCATAGATTCTTGTGGGTTGTAAGAAATCCGCAGCAGAAACCCTTCGCAGCAGCCACGGAAACTGATTTGGATGCTTTACTGCCGGAGGGGTTCTTGGATCGAACAAGGGAAAGAGGTCTTGTTGTGAAGTCGTGGGCGCCTCAGGTGGAGGTTCTGAGTCGTGAATCGGTTGGTGGGTTTGTGACTCACTGCGGGTGGAACTCAATATTGGAAGCGGTGTGTGCAGGGGTACCGATGGTGGCGTGGCCTCTCTATGCAGAGCAGCGTATGAATCGTACTGTGTTGGTGGAAGATATGAAGCTGGCGATGGCGATGGAGCAGAGGGAAAAAGACGGGTTCGTGAGTGGGACCGAGGTTGAGAAACGGGTTAGAGCTTTACTGGAATCGGATGATGGGAGAGCGATAAGAGAACGGAGCTTGAAGATGAGGGATGGGGCCTTGGCTGCGTGGGCCAAGGATGGCTCGTCACGGGCTGCCTTTGGCAATTTCGCGCAGTCATGGGAGCCATGA